Proteins encoded by one window of Sediminicoccus rosea:
- the speB gene encoding agmatinase gives MSDWPRPVDGVTVPRFAGPSTFMRLPVREDAAGLDIALIGIPFDGGTTNRPGTRHGPRQLREASGLMRRVHPISLTEPYTLCRVADLGDLPTNPTDLMQTLDLVTGAVAKIRKAGAWALAAGGDHLLSLPLLRGIAEGEPGLGPLGLVHFDSHSDTNDTYFGGTRYTHGTPFRRAVEEGLLDPKRIVQIGIRGSLYSAGDMDWARSVGIRIMTIEECVDLGPDAVAAEAQRVAGGGPAYLTFDIDSIDPAFAPGTGTPEVGGFNPREAMRILRGLRGLDIIAADLVEVSPPYDPSGNTAMVGATMMFEILCLMAETRARLRPL, from the coding sequence ATGTCCGATTGGCCCCGCCCCGTGGATGGCGTCACCGTCCCGCGCTTCGCCGGCCCCAGCACCTTCATGCGACTGCCGGTGCGCGAGGATGCGGCGGGCCTCGACATCGCACTGATCGGCATTCCCTTCGACGGCGGCACCACCAACCGCCCGGGCACGCGCCATGGTCCGCGCCAGCTGCGCGAGGCCTCTGGCCTCATGCGCCGCGTGCACCCCATCAGCCTGACCGAGCCCTACACCCTCTGCCGCGTGGCCGACCTCGGCGACCTGCCGACCAACCCGACCGACCTGATGCAGACGCTCGACCTCGTGACCGGGGCGGTGGCGAAGATCCGCAAGGCGGGCGCCTGGGCCCTGGCGGCGGGCGGCGACCACCTGCTCTCGCTGCCGCTGCTGCGTGGCATCGCCGAGGGCGAGCCCGGCCTCGGCCCACTCGGCCTCGTGCATTTCGACAGCCATTCCGACACCAACGACACCTATTTCGGCGGCACCCGCTACACCCATGGCACGCCCTTCCGCCGCGCCGTGGAAGAGGGCCTGCTCGACCCGAAGCGGATCGTGCAGATCGGCATCCGCGGCTCGCTCTATTCGGCCGGGGACATGGATTGGGCGCGCTCGGTCGGCATCCGCATCATGACCATCGAGGAATGCGTGGATCTCGGCCCCGATGCGGTGGCGGCCGAGGCGCAGCGCGTGGCAGGCGGCGGCCCCGCCTACCTCACCTTCGACATCGACAGCATCGACCCCGCCTTCGCGCCCGGCACCGGCACGCCGGAGGTGGGCGGCTTCAACCCGCGTGAGGCGATGCGGATCCTGCGGGGCCTGCGCGGCCTCGACATCATCGCGGCCGATCTGGTGGAGGTCTCGCCGCCCTATGACCCCTCGGGCAACACGGCGATGGTCGGGGCGACCATGATGTTCGAGATCCTGTGCCTGATGGCTGAAACGCGGGCACGTCTGCGCCCTCTCTGA
- a CDS encoding Bug family tripartite tricarboxylate transporter substrate binding protein, translated as MRHALGLLLACMFLSAPLQAQTPITIVVNFGAGGSADRMARLLAPEMSEMLGTQVIVKNTTGAGGAIGAAEVARARADGNTLLLSTTGPMAIQPFFRNDLPYRVTDFAPLCQVGDAPVMMMAAPTGPVRDAASLVAAARAARGGFTYGSAGQGSIPHIVMVALARQANVEMVHVPFRGSAEAVIALLRGDVMVYADLPGPLQANNLTAVGVMAEARTAEFPNVPTLREQGFDLVHSIWAGLFAPAGTPPAVLDRLQSACERALQRPAVVEGFQRLATPITYRGRSDFAAFWQAELEKFRAIVQAAGIRPGD; from the coding sequence ATGCGCCACGCCCTCGGCCTGCTCCTGGCCTGCATGTTCCTGTCCGCCCCGCTCCAGGCGCAGACGCCCATCACCATCGTCGTCAATTTCGGCGCCGGCGGCTCGGCCGACCGGATGGCGCGCCTGCTGGCGCCCGAGATGAGCGAGATGCTGGGCACCCAGGTCATCGTCAAGAACACGACCGGCGCGGGCGGCGCCATCGGCGCGGCCGAGGTGGCGCGCGCGCGGGCGGATGGCAACACGCTGCTGCTCTCCACCACCGGCCCCATGGCGATCCAGCCCTTCTTCCGCAATGACCTGCCCTATCGCGTCACCGACTTCGCGCCGCTCTGCCAGGTGGGCGACGCGCCGGTGATGATGATGGCCGCCCCCACCGGCCCGGTGCGGGACGCCGCCTCGCTCGTCGCGGCCGCGCGGGCGGCGCGCGGCGGCTTCACCTATGGCTCGGCCGGCCAGGGCTCGATTCCGCACATCGTCATGGTGGCGCTGGCCCGCCAGGCGAATGTGGAGATGGTGCACGTCCCCTTCCGCGGCAGCGCCGAGGCCGTCATCGCCCTGCTGCGCGGCGACGTGATGGTCTATGCCGACCTGCCCGGCCCCTTGCAGGCCAACAACCTGACCGCCGTCGGCGTCATGGCGGAGGCGCGCACCGCCGAATTCCCCAACGTGCCCACGCTGCGCGAGCAGGGTTTCGACCTCGTGCATTCCATCTGGGCCGGCCTCTTCGCGCCGGCCGGCACGCCGCCCGCGGTGCTCGATCGCCTGCAATCCGCCTGCGAGCGCGCGTTGCAGCGCCCGGCCGTGGTGGAGGGCTTCCAGCGCCTGGCGACGCCCATCACCTATCGCGGCCGCTCCGACTTCGCCGCCTTCTGGCAGGCGGAGCTTGAGAAATTCCGCGCCATCGTCCAGGCCGCCGGCATCCGCCCCGGAGACTGA
- the glsA gene encoding glutaminase A translates to MTTETERPEIERILPRIHARYTPLRDGQLADYIPELARMEPDSFGIAIATAEGHQFSVGDAERPFTIQSISKALTFCMALELAGAAAVRARVGVEPSGDAFNAIEFDPVTRRPYNPMVNAGAIAISGLLHEVLGDAAFETVLDRFSQAAGRRLAMDEAVYRSEAETGHRNRAIAHLLLSAGALTGPVEPALDLYFRQCSILVTATDLARIGATMGHLGEQPWSGRQVFEVSAVRDTLSVMFSCGVYDYSGNWAHDVGVPAKSGVGGGILGVVSRQLGLATFSPRLDARGNSVRGLAVFKSLAAELGLHVFDATNRGSALIPTYFKPPG, encoded by the coding sequence GTGACGACCGAGACCGAGCGCCCCGAGATCGAACGCATCCTGCCGCGCATCCACGCGCGCTACACCCCGCTGCGCGACGGCCAGCTTGCCGACTACATCCCCGAACTGGCCCGGATGGAGCCGGACAGCTTCGGCATCGCCATCGCCACCGCCGAAGGGCACCAGTTCAGCGTGGGCGATGCCGAGCGTCCCTTCACCATCCAGTCCATCTCCAAGGCCCTGACCTTCTGCATGGCGCTCGAGCTGGCCGGGGCGGCGGCGGTGCGGGCACGCGTCGGCGTGGAGCCGAGCGGTGACGCCTTCAACGCCATCGAGTTCGATCCGGTGACGCGCCGCCCCTACAACCCCATGGTCAATGCCGGCGCCATCGCCATCTCCGGCCTGCTGCACGAGGTGCTGGGCGACGCCGCCTTCGAGACGGTGCTGGACCGCTTCTCGCAGGCCGCGGGGCGGCGGCTCGCGATGGATGAGGCGGTGTATCGCTCCGAGGCGGAGACCGGGCACCGCAACCGCGCCATCGCGCATCTCCTGCTCTCGGCCGGCGCGCTGACGGGGCCCGTGGAGCCGGCGCTCGACCTCTATTTCCGGCAATGCTCCATCCTGGTGACGGCGACCGACCTGGCGCGGATCGGTGCCACGATGGGCCATCTGGGCGAGCAGCCCTGGTCCGGCCGGCAGGTCTTCGAGGTGAGCGCGGTGCGGGACACGCTCTCGGTCATGTTCAGCTGCGGCGTCTACGACTACTCGGGCAATTGGGCGCATGACGTGGGCGTCCCGGCCAAGAGCGGCGTGGGCGGCGGCATCCTCGGCGTGGTCAGCCGGCAATTGGGGCTGGCCACCTTCTCGCCGCGGCTGGATGCGCGGGGCAATTCGGTGCGGGGGCTCGCCGTGTTCAAGAGCCTGGCGGCCGAGCTCGGCCTGCATGTCTTCGACGCCACGAACCGCGGATCGGCGCTGATTCCCACCTATTTCAAGCCGCCGGGCTGA
- a CDS encoding arginyltransferase, whose protein sequence is MQSRTRRPQFFYTTTPLPCPYLPGRTERKIVTELTGPDAEALHDRLSRAGFRRSHNIAYSPVCPGCRACVPIRVRAADFVPNRTQRKIMARNADLEVRPVPARATAEQFALFQHYQQSRHAGGDMAAMGFYDYRAMVEDTPITTGLVEFRDGTGRLLGACLTDWLSDGLSAVYSFFAPEEDRRSLGAYAVMWLLGEAVRGGQPYVYLGYWVAESRKMAYKAGYRPAEVLVQGQWTPLGEDAPVSGESVVAG, encoded by the coding sequence TTGCAAAGCAGAACCCGCCGCCCGCAATTCTTCTATACGACCACCCCCCTCCCCTGCCCCTATCTCCCGGGCCGGACGGAGCGGAAGATCGTGACCGAACTGACCGGCCCGGATGCCGAGGCGCTGCATGACCGCCTCTCCCGCGCCGGGTTCCGCCGCAGCCACAACATCGCCTATTCGCCGGTCTGTCCCGGCTGCCGGGCCTGTGTGCCGATCCGCGTCCGCGCCGCCGATTTCGTGCCCAACCGCACGCAGCGGAAGATCATGGCCCGCAATGCGGATCTCGAGGTGCGGCCCGTGCCCGCCCGTGCGACGGCCGAGCAGTTCGCGCTCTTCCAGCACTACCAGCAAAGCCGGCACGCGGGCGGCGACATGGCCGCGATGGGCTTCTACGACTACCGCGCCATGGTCGAGGACACGCCCATCACCACGGGCCTCGTCGAGTTCCGCGACGGCACGGGCCGGCTGCTGGGCGCCTGCCTGACGGACTGGCTCTCGGACGGGCTTTCGGCGGTCTACAGCTTCTTCGCGCCCGAGGAGGACCGCCGCAGCCTCGGAGCCTACGCCGTGATGTGGCTGCTGGGCGAGGCGGTGCGCGGCGGCCAGCCCTATGTCTATCTGGGCTATTGGGTCGCGGAGAGCCGGAAGATGGCCTACAAGGCCGGTTATCGCCCGGCCGAGGTGCTGGTGCAGGGACAGTGGACCCCGCTCGGCGAGGATGCGCCGGTCTCGGGCGAGAGCGTCGTCGCCGGCTAG